The sequence below is a genomic window from Haematobia irritans isolate KBUSLIRL chromosome 3, ASM5000362v1, whole genome shotgun sequence.
CTTTCGGAATTCTGAATTTGTATACAAATGAATCTAAAATGGACGAAGGAACTGGTAGCGACATATATTGCAGTGAACTAAGATTATGGGAGTCGTATACGTTACATAgcgattgaattttatttcgagCACACATTTCAGCAGCTTGATAAGACCGTTATTCAGAAGCCCTTCCTTTAACAGTCAAGCAACTACTAAGCCCTTGGTCAATGCAAACACAAGGTCTAAGGTAGAGAGCTTAAGAAtcccactgaacagcataattaaCTCTGTGCTGGATTCCTGGACACTGTGGAAGAATGGGAAGTAGCAGATGTGCTGGATAAGGAGGGTGCTCCTTGCAGAGGAATTTATTCAGCTGTCTTTATATCTTTACAGGATTCATGTTAAAGATGAGAAACTATGGCGAGGACGTTGGATCTCCTTGGAgaaaaccaagttgatatgggatgaaACCAATTGAGAAATTCTGATAACGATGAACGACCAGAAATTGAGGCCTCTAATTGGCATTATAACTGGGAATCATATGGTAAGAATAGACCTTAAAGATGATTACATTGGcagatggtgtctggacccggaagttacggaagACTCGTACCACTTTGTCCTGTGCCGGTGTTCGGCATTATCCTTTAGAGGAAAGAAACGACTGGgcacctttttctttcaggctctcaccgATCATCGAAAGTGTAacttaaggaacatactcgcCTTCATCGGGGCCTCTGGTTGGATGTTTTAAGCTACTTTAAGGAAGACGTATAAATGGGAGTTCTTGAGGCTCTCACCGATCTTCGAAAGTGTAGCTTAGGGAACATACTCGCCTTCATCGGGGCCTCCGGTTGGATGTTTTAAGCTACTTTAAGGAAGACGTATAAATGGGAGTTCTTGAGGCTCTCACCGATCTTCGAAAGTGTAGCTTAGGGAACATACTCGCCTTCATCGGGGCCTCTGGTTGGATGTTTTAAGCTACTTTAAGGAAGACGTATAAATGGGAGTTCTTGAGCAACTTTAAAGAAGATCACCACACGAAGAAGAAGATGAGAAAATTACGTcgaggtatcacaatggacctttagtgatctaagtggacatcaattcgATTTCAAGAATTGgtgtcatcctctacaacctaacctaacctaatggtgCAGACATGAAAATCTCTTCCATTCTGCACTATGAAGTCGACAAATCCATTgataaatttgtatatatatacaaGAAATGGTAGAAGTTTGCGAActtgatcaaaaatttaaaagaataaCGTCATTGTTAATGATATAaaacccataaaattgaaacagcaaataattaaaaaaaataggtaTTAGGCCTCCGCCCaccattttgattaaaatttcaaagcACACAACCAATTACCAAATGTTTTATCTACTGATATAAAATGCAAGTTTCTCAAGGTAAACGAAGAATGCAGGCAATAAAAATGCATTCTCCAAATGTGGTTAGTGTGTATGAATCGTTTCAATTGGAAAAAAGTTCTTAGTTTCGGATCAATTTCAATAAACTACTACTCGTTACGGATATCTGAATATGGCTTCCTGTAATCAATGCCCTGCTCCTAGTGTTGGAGTAATGAATACCATGGTATCTTTATTGACCGAATATCTACTGGGAGCCCAATGTCAATTGGCAAAACCTGAATTGTATCCTCCAGATTATGGAGATACTGCTTTATATAGAGGTTTGGATAGTTACGATTTTGTAGTAATAGGGGCAGGAACAGAAGGATCCGTGGTAGCTAGCCGACTAAGTGAAAATCCCCAATGGAAGGTTTTGATTTTGGAGGCTGGAGGAAATCCCCCACAAGAATCTGAGGTAAAATAAGAACATTTTCGTAGACAGAGAAACATTTAAGCGAATCCAACTTTTCTAGGTCCCTTCAATGGCTTTAACAATCTCGCGAACCTACTTCATGTACAATTACACAACTGTTGCTAACAATCGCTCATGTCGAGCTTTCAATAATAATCAATGCTATTGGCCTCGTGGCAGACTCCTGGGAGGATCTGGTGCTGTAAATGCTTTAATGTATTTAAGAGGTAATCGCCGGGACTATGATGAATGGTTAGAGGCTGGTAATACAGGATGGGGTTATGATGATGTATGGCCATATTTTGAGAAATCGCTAACACCACCAGACGATAGAGAGGCCACCACGAAGGGATATATAGAAGTTAATCAGTTTTTACCTACTCAGGAAGATGAGCATAATTTACTGTTTAAAGCTGCCCATGAAATGGGTCAACCTTTACCCAGGGAATTTGGAAAAGATAATTATATTGGCTATACCAATGTTCCAGGTTTTGTAAAAGATGGCTTACGATCCACTACGGCCAAGGGATATTTAACTCCTGCCTCTAATCGCTCTAATCTTCAGGTCATTAAAAATGCTCAAGTTATGCATTTGGATTTCGATGCAGAAGGCAAACGAGTGCGTAGAGTTCGATTTAGTCTAAAAAACCGCAGATCTATGAATGTTAAGGTTAGACGTGAGGTAATCTTATCAGCCGGAGCTATAGATTCTCCAAAACTTCTAATGCTGTCAGGTATAGGTCCTAGAGCGATACTAAAACCTTTGCGTATACCAGTTATCCAAGATTTGCCTGTGGGTGAAAATTTACAAGATCATGTAATGGCTATGGTCTTTGCCAAATACAAAGGCTCTGAAATAAATATGACCAGTCAGTTGGACGATGCTTATGAATATTTGGTATACAAAAAGGGACCTTTAGCCACCATCGGCATTATGAATTTGGTGGGTTTGGTGGACTTGGATGGAAAGGACTCCAATTATCCTCGATTGCAAATAATTCATTTGAATATAAGAAAAAACGAACAACAGAAAATGAAATCCTTCTTCGAGACAAATGGAATGAGAAAtgaaattcaagaaattattttgaaatctcTAAAAACTCATTCAATTATGATTTTCTTTCTACTAGTAGCTCATCCTAAGTCAAAAGGTTCGATCAGGCTTAAATCGAAATCCCCTAAAGATGAACCCATTATAGATGCCAACTATTTTGGTAATAATGAAGATATGAATACCATGGTGAAATCTTTGcgttatattgaaaaatttgtcaatacttCAGTTTTAAAAGAAAGACATGCTGAAATTATCCATATATCCTTAGAGGATTGTAAGCAGTGGGTAGTAGGAAGTGATGAATATTGGCGTTGCTATGCGACTTACATGACCAAGACATGTTATCATCCAGTCGGTACAGTAAAAATGGGTCCATCAACTGATAATTCCAGTGTTGTTGATCCTCGTTTGAGGGTCAAAGGAGTTACAAACTTACGTGTTGTAGATGCTTCCATAATGCCTACAATACCCGGTGTCAATACTAATGCTCCAACGATTATGGTTGCTGAAAAGGCTTCAGATATTGTTAAAGAAGATTGGGCTGAATCAGCATaatatgtcaaaaataaaaccaaatttcccAATTTGCTTTTGTTATTCCATCTAATCTACAAATTAGAaaatcccaaataaattttacaaactgaCTTTTCTTCTATTGGTTAAGATACTCTTGTAATTcagtcaacgcatggttttaggCTAAAATCAAAAcaccaataaaaatgtaattttttgtcaatttttttttatttattaaaaattttatttctatagaaaattttgtcaaaattttatttctatagaaaattttgtcaaaattttatttctatagaaacttttgtcagcattttatttctatagaaagttttgtcaacatttaatttctatagaaaaatttttcaacattttatttttattgtcaaaattttatatctatagaaaatgttgtcaacattttatttctatagcaaattttgtcaaaattttgtttctgtagaatattatgacaaaattttatttctatagaaaattttgtcaaaactttatttctatagaaaattttgtcaaaattttatttctatagaaaaatttgttacaatattatttctatagaaaattttgtcaaaattttattcctatagaaaaatttgtcaaaattttatttctaacaaaactttctatagaaatcaaaattttatttctatagaaagttttgttagaaataaataatttgtatagaaagttttgccaacatttaatttctatagaaaattttttcaacattttatttttattgtcaaaattttatttctatagaaaatgttgtcaaaattttattcctatataaaaaatttagaaaatcttatcaaatttttatttctatagaaaattttgtaaaaattttatttctatagaaaattttgtcaaaattttatttctatagaaaattttctcaaaattttataaaataaaaaattttgtcaaaattttatttctatagaaaatgttgacaaatttttatttctatagaaaattttgtcaaaattttataactacagcaaaatttcttaaaattttatttcttactgatTCTCAGTGCTAAGTCGACAActtgactttatttctatagaagattttgtcaaaattttatttctatagaaaattttggcaaaattttatttctatagaaagttttggcaaaaatttatttccatagaaaattttgttgaaattttatttctatagaaaattttgtcgaaattttatttctatagagaattttgtcaaaattttatttatagaaaattttgtcaaaattttctttctatagaaaattttatcaaatgtttatttctatggaaaattttatttctatagaaagtttctcaaaatttttttctatagaaaattttctcagaattttttttttatagaaaattttgtcaagtttgttttttctatagaaaattttgtcaaatttttatttcgatagaaaattttgtaaaaattttatttctatagaaatttttgtcaaatgtttttctctaaagaaaattttgttaaaattttatttctatagaaattttttggcaaaattttatttctatagaaatttttggcaaaattttatttctatagaaaattttgtcacaattttatttctatagaaaaatttttttaaaattttatttgctaaattatagttattcaaaattttatttctatagagatttttgtcaaaactttatttctatagaaaattttcaaaactttatttctatagaaggttttgtcaagattttatttctatggaaaaatttgccaaaattttatttctatagaattttttgtaattttattcgctatattataattttttcaaaattttctttctattgataattttttcaaaaatttatttctatagaaaattttgcaaaatttttatttctatagaaaattttctcaaacttttatttctatagaaagtttctcaaaatttttttctatagaaaattttgtcaaaattttatttattgaaaattttgtcaaaattttatttctatagaaaattttatcaaatttttatttctatagaaaattttgtcaacattttatttttattgtcaaaattttatttctgtagaaaatgttgtcaaaattttatttgtatagcaaattttatgaaaattttatttctatagaaaattttgtcaacattttattactatagaacactttgtcaaaattttatttatagaaaatattgtcaaaattttctttctatagaaaattttatcaaatttttatttctatagaaaattttgtcaaaattttatttatatagaaagtttctcaaaatcttttttctatagaaaattttctcaaaattttatttctatcgaaaattttctcaaaattttatttctatagaaatttttctcaaaattttatttctataaaaaattttgtcaaaattttatttctaaagaaaattttgtcaaaattttattttcatagagaattttgtcaaaattttatttcaatagaaaattttctcaaaattttatttctatcgaaaattttctcaaaattttatttctatagaaatttttctcaaaattttatttctatagaaatttttcttaaaattttatttctataaaaaattttctcaaatctttttttctatagaaaattttctcaaaattttatttcaatagaaaatcttgtcaaaattttatttctatacatttctcaaaatattatttgtatagaaaattttgtcaacattttattactatagagaattttgtcaaaattttatttatagaaaattttgtcaaaattttatttctatagaaaattttatcaaatttttatttctatagaaaattttctcaaaattttatttctatcgaaaattttctcaaaattttatttctatagaaatttttctcaaaattttatttctatagaaatttttcttaaaattttatttctataaaaaattttctcaaatctttttttctatagaaaattttctcaaaattttatttcaatagaaaattttgccaaatttttatttctatagaaaattttctcaaacttttattctatagaaattttctcaaattttttttctatagaaaattttgtcaaaattttatttatagaaaattttgtcaaaattttatttctatagaaaattttatcaaatttttatttctatagaaaattttctcaaacttttatttctatagaaagtttcccaaatttttttctataaaaaatattgtcaaaattttatttatagaacattttgtcaaaattttatttctatagaaaattttatcaaatttttatttctatagaaaattttgtcaacattttatttttattgtcaaaattttatttctatagaaaatgttgtcaaaattttatttgtatagcaaattttgtgaaaattttatttctatagaaaattttgtcaacattttattactatagagaattttgtcaaaattttatttctatagaaaattttctcaaaattttatttctatagaaatttttgtcaaaattttatttctatagaaaattttgtcaaaattttatttttataagaattttgtcaaaattttatttctatagaaaattttctcaaaattttatttctatagaaaattttgtcaaaattttatttctataaagaattttgtcaaaattttatttctatagaaaattttctcaaattttttttttctatagaaaattttctcaaaattttatttcaatagaaaattttgtcaaaattttatttctatatatttgtcaaaatgttatttctatagaaaatttatcaaaattttatttctatagaattttttttttaaattttataactatagcaaaatttctcaaaattttatttcttactaatgctcactgatactgagTGCTTTGTCGAAAacttgactcaaattttcctatacatgtaatacatatctatttactgatgaatcataaatgcatgttTGCGAAATTGCCTAAAAAATTACaagtatttcccatatttattcccTGCGCTACACTGTGTTCAAGATTTTGTAGATGTCtaacaaaatattgtccaaatcggctcagttttaaatattggttaatgggaatataaacctttaaatagagcactcaacaaattttaagaatttgagattttatcgaaatgtagatctaaatacaaagttgtgcagcccgacttcagactttccttatttgttttttactaaatctaataacgttagatttaattgttaagtacatagattttgtagatgtgtatacaattttgtctaaattggttcagattcaaattcatgcatatggtgaTATATACTTTTATATGgcccgcaacaaatttaaagaatttgagatggtatcaataattttggtccacaatgtgttaaagggtataatacaatgagccccgtccgactttgaactttctttattttttctataaatacatatactgttgaagACTGTTGGTATCTGCTCCAATTGTGATGGGGgtgtttatataattattttatttattaaacgtaGGGCCGACATTGCCTTAAATATGAAATATAGACTTCAATTGgcatcaaatgtgaaattaggatgtttttttgcacacataaataaatacgaaagtttatatcgatccatttacGGTACACCCACAATAAAAATACTAATTAATGgtactaaaatgagatttagttaggaGTCGAGGCTGATGAAAAAGCTGAAGTCGGAgttgagcaaaattggctcgactctacAGCCCTGTctggaaatataaaaaaaaaatctataaactttCGGATAAATTATAATTTGTTACAGATCATTAATAGACGTTCAACAAACCATATACAAACTTGTTCGttcaaattccaaaatatttgtaGAGGGTTAAACGTaatgttcaacaacaaatatttcgtAATGTTTGGTGCTCAACAAATTacctacaaattatgttattgagaacacaaattaacaggatggctgataagtccccggtctgacacatagatggcgttgctagtattaaatgcatattatttttatatagtaccaacctgcaaatgattcgtgtcaaaatttgatgtctgtaagtcaattagtttatgagatagagcgtcttttgtgaagcaactttttttattgtgaaaaaaatggaaaaaaaggaatttcgtgttttgataaaatactgttttctgaagggaaaaaatacggtggaagcaaaaaattgcctttataatgagtttccggactctgctccagggaaatcaacaataattgattggtatgcaaaattcaagtgtggtgaaatgagcacggaggacggtgaacgtagtggacgcccgaaagaggtggttaccgacgaaaacatcacaaaaatccccacaatgattttgaatgaccgtaaaatgaagttgatcgagatagtagaggccttaaagatatcaaaggaacttgttggttatatcattcatcaatatttgaatatgcggaagctctgtgcaaaatgggtgccgcgcgatcttacatttgaccaaaaacaacaacgtaatggcctctgttttttgggatgcgcatggaatactttttatcgattatatggcgttattggagcgtttgaaggtcgaaatcgcggcaaaacggccccatatgaagaagaacaagtatatacggccgtaagttcggccaggccgaagcttatgtaccctccaccatggattgcgtagaaacttctaaacactgccatccacaatcgaattacttaagttgcggtatcttaaaacctcctaacaccgccttctaaattgtatgtaagtccatacatggtatatattaaatcaaaaaagatcgattaaatacgtatatgattcagtttgacaaaattttctatagaaataaaattttgacaaaattttctataaaaataaaattttgacaaaattttctacagaaataaaattttgacaaaattttctatagaaataaaattttggtagattatttttggctcgagtggcaaccatgattatgaatcgatatggaccaatttttgtgtgtttggagatcggctatatataactattgaccgatatggaccaattttggtatggttgtggccagggatccggagcggtccatttttttcgctccgctccgctcccgctccggagaaaaaaaaaccgctccgctcctcgctccgctccgagaaaaaaaaaatcgctccgctccgctccacgctccgctccgctcctcttcgagaaaattatagtacaaacattgtattatttgctcaattgagttttattttatttagaaaaatcgggcggtacatatatgggagctatagctaaatctgaaccgatttcgatgattttttgcacatatagttagtgctatagaagattacatttcgccaactttgagtaagatcggttgataaataagggttttatgacataatttgacaaaatcgggcgatacatatatatgggacctatatgtaaatctgaaccgatttcgatgaaatgttcagacttaaagggtgatacagaagattattttgtgctaaatttgacgacgatcggttagtaaaaaagtgcaacgtgaacccatttgtcgaaatcgggcaatacatatatatgggagctatatctaaatttgatccgatttcttccaaattcaataacgttcgtccttgtgcccaaaaaaactccctgtaccaaatttcatccaaatcggttaataattgcgaccgaaatcctgtgaacaacaaatacatggacagacggacggatggacggacggacgccaagcgctagatcgactcaggaggtgattctgagtcgatcggtatatattttatggggtctaaaatcaatatttcttgtaggcacattttttggcagatcaaacttattataccctaaccactatgtggtttagggtataatgactttaaaacaatgtgttgaaatattttatttattttgaagattttttcagaaatattaaatccattttgacttcattaaaacgaaatttgcattcatgttaggatacacatttttatgtcgaatcactgagctataaggacaaacagactttattgaaaagtttagagacttttagacaaggaaaaactttttttcagagaaatacgtcttctattctaagcaaaattcgtattttaagcaggtgaaatatttggcctcccgacaatattctttgcggtgcaccatctactatttaatatgtgatagaaaccaaatttatgaaaatggaccaaaatggaccaaattctgtttggtctgaccatcggaccaaatttaaaaattagaaatcttttggaccaatttt
It includes:
- the LOC142229857 gene encoding glucose dehydrogenase [FAD, quinone]-like; amino-acid sequence: MASCNQCPAPSVGVMNTMVSLLTEYLLGAQCQLAKPELYPPDYGDTALYRGLDSYDFVVIGAGTEGSVVASRLSENPQWKVLILEAGGNPPQESEVPSMALTISRTYFMYNYTTVANNRSCRAFNNNQCYWPRGRLLGGSGAVNALMYLRGNRRDYDEWLEAGNTGWGYDDVWPYFEKSLTPPDDREATTKGYIEVNQFLPTQEDEHNLLFKAAHEMGQPLPREFGKDNYIGYTNVPGFVKDGLRSTTAKGYLTPASNRSNLQVIKNAQVMHLDFDAEGKRVRRVRFSLKNRRSMNVKVRREVILSAGAIDSPKLLMLSGIGPRAILKPLRIPVIQDLPVGENLQDHVMAMVFAKYKGSEINMTSQLDDAYEYLVYKKGPLATIGIMNLVGLVDLDGKDSNYPRLQIIHLNIRKNEQQKMKSFFETNGMRNEIQEIILKSLKTHSIMIFFLLVAHPKSKGSIRLKSKSPKDEPIIDANYFGNNEDMNTMVKSLRYIEKFVNTSVLKERHAEIIHISLEDCKQWVVGSDEYWRCYATYMTKTCYHPVGTVKMGPSTDNSSVVDPRLRVKGVTNLRVVDASIMPTIPGVNTNAPTIMVAEKASDIVKEDWAESA